In Arachis hypogaea cultivar Tifrunner chromosome 2, arahy.Tifrunner.gnm2.J5K5, whole genome shotgun sequence, a genomic segment contains:
- the LOC112761774 gene encoding uncharacterized protein, which translates to MTTVPVQEQWGSYNSEDITRGTGGAGNGNGSDNVTSRDAAEEEQNIGGGTGLGLEEGEVVMEELVAVPFCCLGDFNEILHMEEQKGATRLSASTEDFRAWINDMKLIDLALNDRKCLISMEWTDVYSDMRLKEGPRGLSDHCPLIIEDSRNFDGLRPFHSLNSWFTYDGFLRKVKEEWRGLGEVHFLEKMKALTTPLRKWHKKYFGDITEKIKRFEEEIKKVDDMVSSGRYDGTMEARRRALVRCCEKWYVRQDVHWKQMSRSQHASEMNRNTRYFHNIASARRRNNRIEALEDSPNVSFRDELVNRLGREEAEILEVLPSVDEVKETVWNCESSKALGSDGYNMNFIKKYWHRGSESLLAHNRPKR; encoded by the exons ATGACCACAGTACCTGTCCAAGAACAATGGGGATCCTATAACTCAGAGGACATAACACGGGGTACTGGAGGTGCGGGCAATGGCAATGGAAGTGATAATGTTACAAGCCGTGATGCAGCAGAGGAGGAGCAGAATATAGGTGGCGGTACAGGTTTGGGGCTGGAGGAGGGGGAAGTTGTGATGGAGGAATTGGTTGCG GTGCCGTTTTGTTGTTTGGGAGATTTTAATGAAATCCTGCATATGGAAGAACAAAAAGGTGCGACTAGATTGTCGGCGTCGACAGAAGATTTTAGAGCATGGATCAATGATATGAAATTGATTGACTTGGCACTAAATGATCGAAA GTGCTTAATTTCTATGGAGTGGACTGATGTATACTCGGATATGCGTCTAAAGGAAGGTCCAAGGGGTTTATCGGATCACTGCCCCTTGATTATAGAAGACAGCAGAAACTTTGATGGCCTAAGACCATTTCACAGCTTAAATTCCTGGTTCACATATGACGGGTTTCTGAGAAAGGTAAAGGAAGAGTGGAGGGGATTAGGTGAGGTGCATTTCTTAGAGAAGATGAAAGCGTTGACAACACCTTTGCGCAAATGGCATAAGAAGTATTTTGGGGATATAACCGAGAAGATAAAGAGGTTtgaggaagaaataaagaaagtagATGATATGGTTAGCAGTGGACGATACGATGGTACAATGGAGGCAAGGAGGAGGGCGTTAGTGAGGTGCTGTGAAAAGTGGTATGTGAGGCAGGATGTTCACTGGAAGCAAATGTCTAGATCTCAGCATGCGAGTGAGATGAATAGAAACACAAGGTACTTCCATAATATAGCTTCGGCGAGGAGAAGGAATAACAGGATTGAGGCTTTG GAGGATTCTCCAAATGTAAGCTTTAGGGATGAATTGGTTAATCGGTTGGGGAGGGAGGAAGCTGAAATTCTAGAGGTGTTACCGTCAGTGGATGAAGTGAAAGAGACGGTCTGGAACTGTGAATCGTCTAAGGCTCTAGGGAGTGATGGGTACAACATGAACTTTATAAAAAAGTATTGGCACCGTGGTTCCGAATCCCTCCTCGCCCACAACCGGCCAAAAAGGTAA